The DNA region CTGTTCTGGCAGATCATCACAATCACCGTTTAGAATCGCTTGGCAGCCTTGCACGGTATCCTCAATCTTCACATATTTGCCGGGGGTTCCGGTGAACCGTTCCGCCACAAACATCGGTTGTACCAAGAACATCTCTAATTTTCGCGCCCTATTGACAACCAACTTTTGGTCATCTGAGAGTTCATCTACACCGAGGATAGCGATAATGTCTTGCAAGTCACCGTATTCCTGTAACACCTGCTTGACCCTAAAGGCAGTCTGATAATGTTCATCACCGATAATGTCTGCTGATAAGATACGCGAACTCGAAGTCAACGGATCCACTGCGGGGAACCTTGCCTTCTGAGCGATGCTCCGTTCGAGTCGTGTCACGGCATCAAGATGTGCGAAAACAGAGACGACAGCCGGATCGGTATAGTCATCAGCAGGGACGTAGACCGCTTGGAATGAAGTGATTGATCCGTGTTGTGTCGAGGTGATTCGTTCTTGCAATTCACCCATTTCGGTTGCGAGTGTCGGTTGGTATCCGACAGCAGAAGGCATCCGTCCGAGGAGTGCTGATACCTCACCGCCTGCAAGTGTGAAACGGAAGACGTTGTCAATAAAGATAAGGACATCTTGACCTTGCTGATCGCGAAAATATTCGGCCATAGAGAGGCCTGCGAGTCCGACACGAAGCCGCGCACCCGGTGGCTCGTTCATCTGACCGAACACCATAGCCGTTTTATCAATTACGCCGTATTCATCAAGTTCGAGCCAGAACTGATTCCCTTCGCGTGTCCGCTCACCGACACCACAGAACACGGAATAACCGCCGTGTTGTGTTGCGATGTTGTAAATAAGCTCAGCGATCAAAACAGTTTTGCCGACACCTGCCCCACCGAAAAATCCGACTTTTCCGCCCCGAACGACCGGTTGAACCAAGTCGATAACTTTGATACCCGTTTCTAACATTTCGGCACTGGTGGTAAGTTCAGATTGCGGTGGTGGGGGTCTATGAATAGAGTATCGTTCAGATTCACCGGGATCGCCTCTTTCATCAATAGGTTGACCGGTTACGTCAAAGACGCGTCCGAGGACTGCATCACCGACCGGAACAGTAATGGGACCGCCGGTATCAGTTGCGAGTGTGCCGCGAACCAATCCATCTGTCGTATCCATAGCGACTGCACGGACTCGATTTTCACCTAAATGCTGTTGAACCTCAAGTACGAGTTCGCTTCCATCGTAACGTTGAACTTTAACAGCGTTGAGGATATCCGGCAATGTGCCTTCCGAAAAATCTATGTCTACTCGCGCCCCGACAACTTCTAATATTTTTCCTTGGTTCATGCGATATTCCTTTTTTATATGGTAATCAGTTGTCAGTTATCAGTAACTGGTTAAGAGGTGTTTTGTACCAATCTGCCCAAACTTGGAGGACTTTAGGAAGTGCTGAGTTGTTACAGCCTGCCTTTTTAACTGATAACCGATACCTACTGATACTGGTCCTTCTGTTTCGCACGGGCATTCCCATCGTATACAAACTCGGAACGATTAGAGACTTGGACACACCTTCTGAAAATCGTTAAGTGCTTCTGCCCGATTGATTAACGCGTATTGCCGATTTCGTGTCGGCATCAGGAGGTTCACACGTTGGATTTTCCGATTCAGGTTTTCGAGTTTTTCAGTGTATTGTTCAATGCCGCGGGCACGTTCATGTTCAAAACTTCGACTGATGGCTTCACGTCGGTGTGGATACTGCTGGGCGATAGCCTCCAACCGCTTTCGACGACCTTGC from Candidatus Poribacteria bacterium includes:
- the atpD gene encoding F0F1 ATP synthase subunit beta, whose translation is MNQGKILEVVGARVDIDFSEGTLPDILNAVKVQRYDGSELVLEVQQHLGENRVRAVAMDTTDGLVRGTLATDTGGPITVPVGDAVLGRVFDVTGQPIDERGDPGESERYSIHRPPPPQSELTTSAEMLETGIKVIDLVQPVVRGGKVGFFGGAGVGKTVLIAELIYNIATQHGGYSVFCGVGERTREGNQFWLELDEYGVIDKTAMVFGQMNEPPGARLRVGLAGLSMAEYFRDQQGQDVLIFIDNVFRFTLAGGEVSALLGRMPSAVGYQPTLATEMGELQERITSTQHGSITSFQAVYVPADDYTDPAVVSVFAHLDAVTRLERSIAQKARFPAVDPLTSSSRILSADIIGDEHYQTAFRVKQVLQEYGDLQDIIAILGVDELSDDQKLVVNRARKLEMFLVQPMFVAERFTGTPGKYVKIEDTVQGCQAILNGDCDDLPEQSLRLIGTIDEAFEQSKDAGLEAAD
- a CDS encoding DUF1992 domain-containing protein — encoded protein: MPINVNKQIEEAMERGEFKNLPGEGKPLKLDTNPYLTPQARMANRLLKENGFTPRWIELQKEIKKEKTQLERLLKNLQGRRKRLEAIAQQYPHRREAISRSFEHERARGIEQYTEKLENLNRKIQRVNLLMPTRNRQYALINRAEALNDFQKVCPSL